In Deltaproteobacteria bacterium, a single genomic region encodes these proteins:
- a CDS encoding class I SAM-dependent methyltransferase — MQRQDRQDTVWQDPTLVRTYLDKLVGGVPFGAAQLEIALRVIEARGEPVRNFVDLGCGGGAVAQALLSGYPQARATLVDFSEPMFEAARATLGRHDPTPKFVIGDLAHPDWVRSIAADAPFDLVVSRYAIHHLTDQRKRELYGEIFERLLPGGMFINVEHVVSRTPWIESLSDELMIDSIHAFQTSQGSDKPRTQLAEEFYARPDKAANILAPVEQQCQWLREIGFADVDCYFKVFELAVFGGRRSV; from the coding sequence ATGCAGCGACAGGACCGGCAGGATACTGTCTGGCAAGATCCCACGTTGGTGCGCACCTACCTCGACAAGTTGGTCGGCGGTGTGCCGTTCGGCGCAGCGCAACTCGAGATCGCGTTGCGGGTGATCGAGGCGCGTGGTGAACCGGTCCGCAACTTCGTCGACCTCGGCTGCGGCGGCGGCGCCGTGGCGCAGGCGCTGCTGAGCGGCTACCCGCAGGCGCGGGCGACGCTGGTGGATTTTTCCGAGCCGATGTTCGAGGCGGCGCGCGCCACGCTTGGCCGTCACGATCCTACGCCGAAGTTCGTGATCGGCGATCTCGCTCACCCCGACTGGGTTCGCTCGATCGCCGCCGATGCGCCGTTCGATCTCGTCGTGTCGCGCTACGCGATCCATCATCTTACTGATCAGCGCAAGCGCGAATTGTACGGCGAGATCTTCGAGCGTCTGCTGCCGGGTGGGATGTTCATCAACGTCGAGCACGTCGTGTCGCGTACGCCGTGGATCGAATCGCTCTCCGATGAACTCATGATCGATTCCATTCACGCGTTTCAGACCAGCCAAGGCAGCGACAAGCCGCGCACGCAATTGGCTGAGGAATTCTATGCGCGGCCTGACAAGGCGGCGAATATTCTGGCGCCGGTCGAGCAGCAGTGTCAGTGGCTGCGGGAGATCGGGTTCGCCGACGTGGACTGCTACTTCAAAGTCTTCGAGCTTGCGGTATTCGGTGGGCGTCGATCCGTCTAA
- a CDS encoding alpha/beta hydrolase, which produces MSHTTVMLDVYGVPVELRRAGAGAPLLYLHGGAGDADWLPLFDRLAQQFTVYHPSHPGFGNSGGIEQFDGIDDIVFHYVDVINALGLGAGQLNVAGSSFGGWVAAEIAHRYPALVKRLVLIDAAGLHLDEAPIAEMFGTEPPELATLMFYDQNQPLAMAMRMLVDFSQLPEEVLLPQFKAMEALAKFAWNPYFHNPKLERRLNRITAPTLVVWGKQDGLIPLAHGERYAARIPNAQLKVIDQCGHLPALEQPDKLYELIVSFLQ; this is translated from the coding sequence ATGTCGCATACGACAGTCATGCTGGATGTGTACGGGGTGCCGGTCGAGCTGCGCCGCGCCGGCGCCGGGGCGCCGCTGCTCTATCTGCACGGCGGCGCGGGCGATGCGGATTGGTTGCCGCTCTTCGATCGCTTGGCGCAGCAGTTCACCGTCTATCACCCATCGCACCCGGGATTCGGAAACTCGGGCGGTATCGAGCAATTCGATGGCATCGACGACATCGTCTTCCACTACGTCGACGTCATCAACGCGCTCGGCCTCGGCGCTGGACAGTTGAACGTTGCCGGCAGCTCGTTCGGTGGGTGGGTCGCCGCCGAGATCGCGCATCGCTACCCGGCGTTGGTGAAGCGGTTGGTGTTGATCGATGCGGCGGGATTGCACCTCGACGAAGCGCCGATCGCCGAAATGTTCGGCACCGAACCGCCGGAACTGGCGACGCTGATGTTCTACGACCAGAACCAACCGCTGGCGATGGCGATGCGGATGCTGGTCGACTTCTCGCAGTTGCCGGAGGAAGTGCTGCTGCCGCAGTTCAAGGCGATGGAGGCGTTGGCGAAGTTTGCGTGGAATCCGTACTTCCACAATCCGAAACTCGAGCGCCGCCTCAATCGCATCACCGCGCCGACGCTGGTGGTGTGGGGTAAACAAGACGGTCTGATTCCGCTCGCCCACGGCGAGCGCTACGCCGCGCGCATTCCGAACGCGCAATTGAAGGTGATCGATCAGTGCGGACATCTGCCCGCGCTAGAACAGCCCGACAAGTTGTACGAGTTGATCGTATCCTTCCTACAGTAA